A part of Sulfurimonas sp. HSL-1716 genomic DNA contains:
- a CDS encoding radical SAM protein produces MENKTVFGPIHSRRFGSSLGVDLSPAFKQCNFDCLYCELTPAATIDKQTDVVSVQTIIKDLSIALEEHRNIDVITLTANGEPTLYPYLDELVDEIKRIKGAKEILILTNSAALINEKIFHTLLKLDQVKLSLDAVTLETFKKIDRPHEGIDIDTLISRVQEFSRCFKGKLFIEVLFVHGLNDTKEEVEALNEVLKTLEHIQRIDLGTIDRPPAYPVQGISYGELFEIARIFDASLPVHIASRTHAESCIGSYGNDEIINMLDKRPLTFEDIELLFDKDSKTRLEKLIKNGEITVKKVGNLEFLIPLGNLKRKRQKS; encoded by the coding sequence GTGGAAAATAAGACCGTTTTTGGTCCGATCCATTCACGAAGGTTCGGAAGCTCTTTAGGCGTCGATCTCTCTCCGGCGTTTAAACAATGTAACTTCGACTGCCTTTACTGTGAACTTACTCCAGCTGCAACGATAGATAAACAGACAGATGTCGTAAGTGTACAGACGATCATAAAAGATCTGAGCATTGCGCTTGAAGAACACCGCAACATAGACGTCATCACGCTTACGGCAAACGGTGAACCTACACTTTACCCTTATCTGGATGAACTTGTCGATGAGATAAAGAGGATAAAAGGCGCTAAAGAGATACTTATCCTCACAAACAGTGCGGCATTGATAAACGAGAAGATATTTCATACGCTTTTAAAGCTCGATCAGGTAAAGCTTTCCCTTGATGCAGTGACGCTTGAAACCTTTAAAAAAATAGACAGACCGCATGAGGGTATAGATATCGATACTCTCATCAGCAGGGTGCAGGAGTTTTCGCGCTGTTTTAAAGGCAAGCTTTTCATAGAAGTACTTTTTGTTCACGGGCTCAACGACACGAAAGAGGAAGTAGAAGCTTTAAACGAAGTTTTGAAAACTCTCGAACATATACAGCGCATAGATCTTGGAACCATAGACAGACCTCCGGCATATCCCGTTCAGGGGATAAGCTACGGCGAGCTGTTCGAGATAGCCCGCATATTTGATGCCTCTCTTCCCGTACATATAGCTTCACGCACCCATGCAGAAAGCTGCATCGGCAGCTACGGTAATGATGAGATCATCAATATGCTCGACAAGCGTCCGCTTACTTTTGAAGACATAGAACTTCTATTTGACAAAGATTCAAAAACAAGGCTTGAAAAGCTGATAAAAAACGGTGAAATAACCGTAAAAAAAGTCGGAAATCTTGAGTTTTTAATACCATTGGGAAATCTAAAAAGAAAACGTCAAAAATCTTGA
- a CDS encoding sigma-54 dependent transcriptional regulator yields the protein MKIAIVEDDINMRKSLEIAMEDYKEFDIKTFKNAKDALKGLDDSFELVITDINMPGMDGIEFVKALNGKYEVIIMTGNATLQRAIESIQLGVKDFLLKPFEVDTLVKAIKRADDVSKVVKKAASRSKSENPNGFAASSQALEKVIAITDKAAKTDATVLLLGESGVGKEVFAKYVHENSQRAKKSFVAINMAAIPDNLIESELFGYEKGAFTDAVEAKAGHFENANGGTLFLDEIAEMPYGVQAKLLRALQEKEIRRLGSSKSIKIDIRIISATNADLADKIKNGEFREDLYYRLNTIPLNIPPLRERKEEILPIAENILVQSCSEYGFCEKRFNEGAKEQLMLYGWPGNIRELISVVQRAAILSDGDEITPEDLFLESRGLH from the coding sequence GTGAAAATTGCCATCGTTGAAGATGATATCAATATGCGTAAATCTTTAGAGATCGCTATGGAAGACTATAAAGAGTTCGATATTAAGACCTTCAAGAATGCCAAAGATGCGCTCAAAGGCTTGGACGACAGTTTTGAACTCGTGATTACGGATATAAATATGCCGGGAATGGACGGTATCGAATTCGTAAAAGCTCTAAACGGAAAGTACGAAGTCATCATAATGACAGGGAATGCGACGCTTCAAAGAGCAATAGAATCTATCCAGCTCGGCGTTAAAGATTTTCTACTGAAACCTTTTGAAGTAGATACCTTGGTCAAAGCCATTAAAAGAGCGGACGATGTATCTAAAGTGGTGAAAAAAGCCGCTTCAAGATCAAAATCCGAGAATCCTAACGGTTTTGCCGCTTCGTCGCAAGCACTGGAAAAAGTGATCGCTATCACCGACAAGGCTGCAAAAACGGATGCGACCGTACTGCTTTTAGGCGAAAGCGGAGTCGGTAAAGAGGTATTTGCCAAATATGTCCATGAGAATTCGCAAAGGGCCAAAAAGTCTTTTGTCGCCATCAATATGGCGGCGATCCCGGACAATCTTATAGAGAGCGAACTTTTCGGGTACGAAAAAGGTGCGTTTACGGATGCCGTAGAAGCAAAAGCGGGACATTTTGAAAATGCGAACGGCGGCACGCTTTTTTTAGACGAGATCGCGGAGATGCCATACGGTGTTCAAGCCAAGCTTTTGCGTGCATTGCAGGAAAAAGAGATAAGACGTCTTGGTTCATCCAAATCGATTAAGATAGATATCCGTATAATATCGGCAACAAATGCCGACTTGGCCGATAAGATAAAAAACGGCGAATTCAGAGAGGATCTGTATTATCGTTTAAATACGATTCCTCTGAATATTCCGCCTTTGCGTGAGCGTAAAGAGGAGATCTTGCCGATCGCCGAAAATATACTTGTGCAGAGCTGCAGCGAGTACGGGTTTTGTGAAAAAAGATTTAATGAAGGAGCAAAAGAGCAGTTGATGCTCTATGGCTGGCCGGGAAATATCAGAGAACTCATCTCTGTCGTGCAAAGAGCTGCGATATTGAGTGACGGAGATGAAATTACGCCGGAAGACCTTTTTTTAGAAAGCCGTGGATTACATTAA
- a CDS encoding YqhA family protein produces the protein MLEKLFEHGLWSTRFVVLLAVIFGLVGAFALFAVASFDIYDTAKKVFLAYYNHLHPENFHEDVVGGIIGAVDLYLIGVVMLLFSFGLYELFISDIDAAKEDEERENKILAIHSLDQLKDKISKVIVMVLVVSFFQRVGHTEYHGALEMMYFALSITAVSVGLYFLSKVGHKH, from the coding sequence ATGTTGGAAAAACTATTTGAACATGGTCTGTGGAGTACAAGATTTGTAGTTTTACTTGCCGTTATATTCGGACTGGTCGGTGCTTTTGCACTTTTTGCCGTGGCAAGTTTCGATATATACGATACTGCCAAAAAAGTTTTTTTGGCTTACTATAACCATCTGCATCCGGAGAACTTTCATGAGGATGTCGTAGGCGGTATCATAGGTGCGGTGGATCTTTATCTTATCGGCGTAGTAATGCTCCTTTTCTCCTTCGGCCTGTACGAGCTCTTTATTTCCGATATAGATGCCGCAAAAGAGGATGAGGAGAGAGAAAACAAGATACTGGCGATACATTCGCTGGACCAGTTGAAAGACAAGATATCAAAAGTGATCGTTATGGTCTTGGTGGTGAGTTTTTTCCAAAGAGTGGGACACACCGAGTATCATGGGGCATTGGAGATGATGTATTTTGCACTCTCGATCACTGCGGTGAGCGTAGGATTGTATTTTTTAAGTAAAGTAGGACATAAGCATTAA
- a CDS encoding LPP20 family lipoprotein: MKYSLILAALLFTSSVYAEDVAAAQNTEVKTVEPAPMVSTPPSTTNVTCNCNNRDEAKKEETVSPKKAVANTAEQELTPTHDIRISVTGEGVAPMNTSSPAQAYALAKRAAVADAYRMIAEKVKGVRVEGYDLIKNMMVKRSTVRTSVDAMVRNANIVETNFKEGLCEVEMEILISYSQFAH; the protein is encoded by the coding sequence ATGAAATACTCACTCATTTTAGCGGCACTGCTTTTTACGTCTTCTGTATATGCCGAAGATGTAGCAGCTGCGCAAAATACCGAAGTAAAGACTGTCGAACCTGCACCGATGGTCTCGACTCCGCCTTCTACCACTAATGTTACTTGTAACTGTAATAATCGTGACGAAGCAAAAAAAGAGGAAACGGTTTCTCCGAAGAAAGCGGTTGCAAATACTGCAGAACAAGAACTTACGCCTACTCATGATATACGTATAAGCGTTACGGGGGAAGGTGTCGCGCCGATGAACACAAGTTCTCCGGCACAGGCGTATGCGCTTGCAAAACGTGCTGCGGTTGCCGATGCTTACCGTATGATCGCCGAAAAAGTCAAAGGTGTCAGAGTAGAGGGATATGATTTGATAAAAAACATGATGGTAAAACGCTCGACAGTGCGTACATCGGTAGATGCGATGGTGCGTAACGCAAATATCGTAGAAACAAATTTCAAAGAGGGTCTGTGCGAAGTAGAGATGGAAATTTTAATCTCCTATTCTCAATTTGCACATTAA
- a CDS encoding ammonium transporter, with the protein MKKWLLTALLLLPSLALAEDAPKLDSGDTAWMMISTALVLLMTPAGLALFYGGMTRAKNLLNTYAMVFVGFSVAFIVWVIAGYSMAFGHSQGGLNGVIGGLSNFMLNGIKWTDLSGTYPTFVFIAFQGTFAAITVAIASGSIIERMKFSTWLVFAAIWTVVVYAPIAHMVWGGGFLFDAGTLDFAGGTVVHMNGGLAGLVLAFLVGKRGGYPKIPMKPMSVMLTALGAAILWFGWYGFNAGSAFGANAIAGVALLTTTIATAAAAIAWLVIEWMIFKKPTLLGAASGVVAGLVAITPAAGFVGVGGAFIIGIVGSAIGFFGVAFLKKKLGYDDSLDAFGVHFLAGLWGALATGIFALNDKDLLWDGPLKASGDRMGQIMVQLESIVTVGLVTLIGTVVVYFIASALTGGGRVDEETETIGLDEAVHGERGLNL; encoded by the coding sequence ATGAAAAAATGGCTTTTAACGGCATTATTGCTCTTACCGTCTTTGGCACTGGCCGAGGACGCTCCTAAACTAGACAGCGGCGATACTGCATGGATGATGATATCTACTGCATTGGTTCTGCTGATGACTCCGGCCGGTCTTGCTTTGTTTTACGGAGGTATGACTCGTGCAAAAAACCTTCTTAATACATATGCGATGGTTTTTGTCGGCTTCAGTGTTGCTTTTATCGTTTGGGTGATCGCAGGTTACTCAATGGCTTTCGGTCATAGCCAAGGCGGTTTGAACGGTGTTATAGGCGGCTTGTCGAACTTTATGCTTAACGGCATTAAATGGACGGACCTAAGCGGTACATACCCGACTTTCGTGTTTATAGCGTTTCAAGGTACGTTCGCAGCTATTACCGTTGCTATCGCCAGCGGTTCTATCATCGAGCGTATGAAGTTCTCTACCTGGTTGGTCTTTGCGGCTATCTGGACAGTTGTGGTATATGCTCCGATCGCACATATGGTATGGGGAGGCGGATTCCTGTTCGATGCAGGTACACTTGACTTTGCAGGAGGAACGGTTGTTCATATGAACGGCGGTCTTGCAGGTTTGGTTCTTGCTTTCTTAGTAGGTAAACGCGGCGGATATCCAAAGATCCCTATGAAACCTATGAGCGTTATGTTAACGGCTCTTGGTGCTGCTATACTATGGTTTGGATGGTACGGATTCAACGCAGGTTCTGCGTTTGGTGCGAACGCTATTGCAGGTGTAGCTCTTTTAACTACTACTATAGCGACTGCCGCTGCAGCTATCGCATGGTTGGTAATCGAATGGATGATCTTTAAAAAGCCTACTCTTCTAGGAGCTGCTTCGGGTGTTGTAGCAGGTCTTGTTGCAATCACTCCTGCTGCCGGTTTCGTAGGTGTAGGCGGAGCTTTCATCATCGGTATAGTAGGTTCGGCTATAGGCTTCTTCGGTGTAGCATTCTTGAAGAAAAAACTCGGATACGATGACAGCCTCGATGCATTCGGTGTTCACTTCCTTGCAGGTCTATGGGGTGCATTGGCAACAGGTATATTTGCCCTCAACGATAAAGATCTTTTATGGGACGGTCCGCTTAAAGCAAGCGGTGATAGAATGGGACAGATCATGGTTCAACTTGAATCGATAGTCACCGTTGGTCTGGTGACTTTGATCGGTACGGTTGTCGTTTATTTCATAGCATCTGCGCTTACAGGCGGCGGACGTGTCGATGAAGAGACCGAAACTATCGGTTTAGATGAAGCGGTACACGGTGAACGTGGACTTAACCTATAA
- the hemE gene encoding uroporphyrinogen decarboxylase, producing the protein MSKIFVDACLGKETSYAPVWMMRQAGRYLPEYMEVRAQAGNFLNLCHDPKKACEVTLQPVDIVGVDAAILFSDILVVPDEMGMDLSFVKGEGPKFDDPIRDEKDLDRLTGGEEAASKLTYVYDTIKLIKEQLAEDKALIGFTGAPWTLATYMIEGEGTKTYNICKKMMYSEPELLHKILAKVTEVVKLYMEKQIESGVDVVQIFDSWAAAIEPAKYDEFSWKYMVEIAEYLKEKYPHIPVIMFPKGIPAFLDQVYGNFDVFGVDWSTPMAYAKEKLGDKYVLQGNMEPCRLYSKESTTECVEALQKIMGGKRHIFNLGHGILPDVPVENAKHFVNECHRVSGK; encoded by the coding sequence ATGAGTAAAATTTTTGTAGACGCATGTCTTGGCAAGGAAACCTCGTATGCCCCTGTCTGGATGATGCGTCAAGCAGGACGTTATCTGCCCGAATACATGGAAGTGCGCGCTCAGGCAGGCAACTTTTTAAACCTTTGTCATGATCCGAAAAAAGCGTGTGAAGTGACGCTTCAGCCTGTCGATATCGTCGGTGTCGATGCCGCGATCCTTTTTAGCGATATCCTGGTGGTCCCCGATGAGATGGGAATGGATCTCTCTTTTGTAAAAGGGGAAGGGCCTAAATTCGATGATCCTATCAGAGATGAAAAAGATCTGGATAGACTTACCGGCGGTGAAGAGGCGGCTTCAAAGCTTACTTATGTCTATGACACTATAAAACTCATTAAAGAGCAGCTGGCAGAAGATAAAGCACTTATCGGTTTTACGGGTGCACCATGGACGCTTGCCACATATATGATAGAAGGCGAGGGCACAAAGACCTACAATATCTGTAAAAAGATGATGTACTCCGAGCCGGAGCTTTTGCACAAGATACTTGCAAAAGTGACTGAAGTCGTAAAACTTTATATGGAAAAACAGATAGAGAGCGGGGTGGACGTCGTTCAGATATTTGACAGCTGGGCAGCGGCTATCGAGCCGGCAAAATATGATGAGTTCTCATGGAAATATATGGTCGAAATAGCAGAGTATCTCAAAGAGAAATATCCGCATATCCCCGTTATCATGTTCCCTAAAGGGATCCCTGCATTCCTAGATCAAGTGTACGGAAACTTTGATGTTTTCGGTGTCGACTGGTCGACACCTATGGCGTATGCAAAAGAGAAGCTTGGCGATAAGTATGTGCTACAGGGAAATATGGAGCCGTGCCGTCTTTATTCAAAAGAATCTACCACCGAATGTGTAGAAGCGCTTCAAAAGATCATGGGCGGAAAACGCCATATATTTAATCTTGGGCATGGGATACTTCCCGACGTCCCGGTCGAGAATGCGAAACACTTTGTAAACGAGTGTCATAGAGTCAGTGGAAAATAA
- the gyrA gene encoding DNA gyrase subunit A, whose translation MNDLLENSDIQNINIEDTLQSSYLDYSMSVIIGRALPDVRDGLKPVHRRILYAMDKLNLSAGAKYKKSARIVGDVIGQYHPHGDTAVYDALVRMAQPFSMSMPLVDGQGNFGSIDGDNAAAMRYTEARMTRYAGELLKDLEKNTVNMIDNYDGTTEEPDVLPTRVPNLLINGSSGIAVGMATNIPPHNPREVVEGLKFLLENPDCELYELMEFIKAPDFPTGGTIFGKKGIIDAYETGRGRIKVRAKTHIEKKASKDVIVIDELPYQVNKARLIESIANLVKEKVVEGISEIRDESDREGIRVVVELKRDAMSEIVLNNLYKSTNMQTTFGIIMLSILNQEPRIFGLKEILKQFINHRKTVIIRRTIFDLEKAKARAHILEGLKKALDIIDEIIRVIKTSASIEDARDNLVSEFDFSPIQAQSIVDMRLGRLTGLEREKIENELKELIAFIEYLESILKSEEVLHGIIKAEFDEVHETYAIERRTDIEDDYDDIDIEDLIPNEPMVVTITHRGYIKRVPLAQYEKQRRGGKGKTAVTVYEDDFIEKFFTCNTHDTLLFITDRGQLHWLKVYKIPEGSRTAKGKAVVNLLNLVADENIRSILPTTDFSEDKSLTFFTERGIVKRTNLSEFSNIRSNGVRAIVLDDDDTLIVAKIATKETKYLFIVTQKAQCIKFDIEKTREQGRSTRGVRGIKFKIAGDKVVDANVIENDEQEILMVSEKGIGKRTDAGEYRLTNRGGSGVIAMKLNQKTGVNVVGCLMVDEKMDMMALTVGGKMIRVDMQTISKSSRNTSGVYIVKGDDVVNVSRCPKKEEDEDESDSDEGLGSELE comes from the coding sequence ATGAACGATTTGTTAGAAAACAGTGATATACAAAACATAAACATAGAAGATACTTTACAGAGCAGTTATCTCGACTACTCTATGAGTGTTATTATAGGGCGTGCACTTCCTGATGTTCGTGATGGTTTAAAACCTGTTCACAGACGTATACTTTATGCTATGGATAAACTCAATCTGTCAGCCGGTGCAAAGTACAAGAAATCCGCACGTATAGTCGGTGACGTTATCGGTCAGTACCATCCGCATGGAGATACTGCCGTTTATGACGCGCTGGTACGTATGGCTCAGCCGTTTTCTATGAGTATGCCGCTAGTTGACGGACAAGGGAACTTCGGTTCGATCGACGGTGACAACGCAGCAGCAATGCGTTATACCGAAGCACGTATGACACGATATGCCGGCGAACTGTTAAAAGACTTAGAAAAAAATACTGTCAATATGATAGACAACTACGACGGTACGACGGAGGAACCCGATGTCCTGCCTACCCGCGTACCTAATCTTCTTATCAACGGTTCAAGCGGGATCGCAGTCGGTATGGCTACGAACATTCCTCCGCACAATCCGAGAGAAGTTGTCGAAGGACTGAAATTCCTTTTGGAAAATCCGGATTGTGAACTTTATGAACTTATGGAGTTCATCAAAGCTCCGGATTTCCCTACGGGAGGAACGATCTTCGGTAAAAAAGGGATCATCGATGCGTATGAAACGGGACGCGGCCGTATCAAAGTGCGTGCAAAGACTCATATAGAGAAAAAAGCGAGCAAAGACGTTATTGTCATAGACGAACTTCCGTACCAGGTAAATAAGGCTCGTCTTATCGAGAGCATTGCCAATCTTGTGAAAGAGAAAGTGGTAGAGGGGATCTCCGAGATCAGAGACGAATCCGATCGTGAAGGTATCCGTGTCGTCGTGGAACTCAAACGTGACGCGATGAGCGAGATCGTCCTTAACAATTTGTACAAATCTACGAACATGCAGACGACGTTTGGTATTATCATGCTCTCTATCCTTAATCAAGAACCTCGTATTTTCGGATTAAAAGAGATATTAAAACAGTTTATTAACCACCGTAAAACGGTTATCATCCGCAGAACTATCTTCGATCTTGAAAAAGCAAAAGCACGCGCACACATCTTAGAAGGTTTGAAAAAAGCGCTGGATATCATAGACGAGATCATCAGGGTCATCAAAACAAGCGCAAGTATCGAAGATGCGCGTGATAACCTTGTAAGCGAATTCGACTTTTCGCCTATCCAGGCTCAAAGCATTGTGGATATGCGTCTTGGAAGATTAACAGGTCTAGAGCGTGAGAAGATCGAAAACGAGCTAAAAGAGCTGATAGCATTTATCGAATATCTGGAATCTATCTTAAAAAGCGAAGAGGTTCTTCACGGAATCATCAAAGCGGAATTTGATGAGGTGCATGAGACCTACGCCATAGAAAGACGCACGGATATCGAAGACGATTATGACGATATCGATATAGAAGATCTTATTCCTAACGAACCGATGGTCGTTACCATCACTCACCGCGGATATATCAAGCGTGTTCCTCTTGCTCAGTACGAAAAACAGCGCCGCGGCGGAAAAGGAAAAACTGCCGTTACCGTATATGAAGACGACTTTATCGAGAAGTTCTTTACATGTAACACGCACGATACCCTGCTCTTTATTACGGATCGCGGACAGCTGCATTGGCTGAAAGTCTATAAAATTCCTGAAGGAAGCAGAACGGCCAAAGGTAAAGCGGTCGTTAATCTGCTTAACCTCGTAGCGGACGAGAACATCCGTTCTATTCTTCCGACCACCGATTTCAGTGAAGACAAGTCGCTTACTTTCTTTACGGAAAGAGGAATCGTGAAACGTACGAACCTTTCAGAGTTCTCTAACATAAGAAGCAACGGTGTAAGAGCGATCGTTCTTGATGATGACGACACATTGATAGTCGCAAAAATAGCAACAAAAGAAACAAAATATCTTTTCATCGTGACACAAAAGGCGCAATGTATCAAATTCGATATCGAAAAAACCCGTGAACAAGGCCGTTCGACTCGCGGTGTCAGAGGTATCAAGTTCAAAATAGCCGGAGATAAGGTCGTTGATGCGAACGTAATTGAAAATGATGAACAAGAGATATTGATGGTAAGCGAAAAGGGTATAGGCAAACGTACGGATGCCGGAGAGTACAGACTTACCAACCGCGGCGGTTCGGGTGTCATTGCGATGAAACTCAACCAAAAAACAGGCGTGAACGTTGTCGGATGTCTGATGGTTGATGAGAAGATGGATATGATGGCCCTTACGGTAGGCGGTAAAATGATACGCGTGGATATGCAGACGATCTCAAAATCTTCCAGAAACACAAGCGGCGTCTATATTGTAAAAGGTGACGATGTTGTAAATGTCTCCCGCTGTCCGAAAAAAGAGGAAGATGAGGATGAATCGGACTCTGATGAGGGCTTAGGATCAGAGTTGGAATAG
- a CDS encoding aspartate-semialdehyde dehydrogenase: MSKYNVAVVGANGAVGEEILRVLQEIDFPLAKLVPLASSRSAGTTVEFGTQEITIKELTETVFEEEDIQIALFSAGGSVSAKFAPYAVKAGAVVVDNTSHFRMDKNVPLVVPEVNPEDIALWEDTGIIANPNCSTIQMVQALKPLDKAYGLKRVDVATYQATSGAGKSAMEELVNQMQSFFAFKLDEAQHTKFPHQIALNVIPQIDSFTENGYTKEELKMVNETSKIMHKNIQLSATCVRVPTLRGHAEALTLTFENGVKADEARELLRKAPNIVILDNPNESEYPMPIACMDQNETFVGRIRDDLFNDNMIHMFIVADNLRVGAATNAVRIAQKWVEMQEA; the protein is encoded by the coding sequence ATGAGTAAGTACAATGTTGCCGTTGTCGGTGCAAACGGTGCTGTAGGAGAGGAGATACTGAGAGTTTTACAAGAGATAGATTTCCCTCTTGCTAAACTTGTTCCCCTTGCCAGCAGCAGAAGTGCCGGTACTACAGTCGAGTTCGGCACGCAAGAGATAACGATCAAGGAGCTTACCGAGACAGTTTTTGAGGAGGAAGATATCCAGATTGCACTTTTCAGTGCGGGCGGAAGCGTTTCTGCCAAATTTGCTCCATATGCGGTAAAAGCGGGTGCCGTCGTTGTAGACAACACAAGCCATTTTAGAATGGACAAGAACGTTCCGCTTGTCGTCCCTGAAGTAAATCCTGAGGATATAGCGCTTTGGGAAGATACGGGGATCATAGCAAATCCGAACTGTTCGACCATTCAAATGGTTCAAGCACTCAAGCCGCTTGACAAAGCATACGGACTCAAACGTGTCGATGTCGCCACATATCAGGCGACTTCGGGTGCCGGTAAGTCTGCCATGGAAGAGCTTGTAAATCAGATGCAGTCATTTTTTGCTTTTAAACTGGATGAAGCGCAGCACACGAAGTTTCCTCATCAAATAGCATTAAACGTTATTCCTCAGATAGACTCTTTTACCGAAAACGGATATACGAAAGAGGAACTCAAAATGGTCAACGAGACATCAAAGATCATGCATAAAAACATACAGCTGAGTGCTACGTGTGTGCGTGTGCCGACCCTGCGCGGACATGCAGAAGCGCTTACGCTCACGTTTGAAAACGGTGTCAAGGCGGACGAGGCAAGAGAGCTGCTTCGCAAAGCACCAAATATCGTGATCTTGGACAACCCTAATGAGAGCGAATATCCGATGCCAATAGCTTGTATGGATCAAAACGAGACATTCGTAGGACGTATCAGAGACGATCTCTTTAACGACAATATGATCCATATGTTTATCGTCGCGGACAATCTCAGGGTAGGCGCGGCTACAAATGCCGTCCGTATAGCTCAAAAATGGGTAGAGATGCAAGAGGCATAA